A stretch of DNA from Vidua chalybeata isolate OUT-0048 chromosome 3, bVidCha1 merged haplotype, whole genome shotgun sequence:
TCAAAGATCATAAATGTTGGTGGTAAATATGTAAAATTGCAGATATGGGATACAGCAGGTCAAGAGCGGTTCAGGTATGCTTTTCAGACATGTTATTAAGTGTTATTACAATTGCTGCTGTGAGTGGTGGATGTTATTTATCTCTGCTTGTAAGCAGGCAAAGCTTTTTGGTCAGTGGAATTGTTTGTCTACTTTCATATTAAACTTCCAATGTGGAAACAGTGACACAGATCCATTGATTTCAGTAGAGCAGTGTTGCCTTGCAGGGTCTGAGTTTCTGCCCTTTCTTTCATTGGGTATTTTCTGTTAAGGTATATGAGTGGAGTAGGTGGCTAAAATCTTGCTCACCAGCCAAATTCATAATTAACTGTTTTAACTAAGAGTATGCACTTAACTCTATGTTTAGGAGACCTTCTATTGGTTGGAATAAGTAAATGTCAGGAAGCTCTAAGCTGTTCAAAATCTGCATGAAAGCAATTGCACAGTATAATTATTTACAATTttattagagaagaaaaaaatcagtcaaattCATTGGGGTAAATACATTTCTGGAAAGACTGAGATATCTTAAGTTTCTTAGAGAAAAAACAATCAGTTTGTCAGCTTATAACAATCAGTGTCCTtttaatgctgtattttaaGTGTTCTACATCTGAGGCATAGATAAAAATCTAAGAAAAAGGCATAGTAAAAATCAAATGGATTCCTGGGTACATTCACCATCAAATAggacatgaattttttttcatatatttggaGGAGGGGGGCAGATTGAGTGTGTGTCTGAGGTCTCTGTTTTGGGAGAGGAGTTGGTTAACAGAGGTGAGTGTGATGGTAGAAGCCTGATAGAAGACATTAACTAGATTGCTGCCCAAAACTCAGACAAGTCCTTTGGATATACTTCTGACTAAATAAAGCTGGGCTGTGATATATAGTCTTCATTAATGAGGTCTCTTCAGTGTGTTGACCAGATATCAGCCTCCAGTTCTATATCTGGTCATGTATTATGGTGATTTGTGTACCTTCAGCACCACGTGGGTCATAATGGACTCTGAGAATCCTCGTACAGCTATATTTAATCGAAGTGCTTCATCAAAATCCTGATTGTAATTCgtctgctgctgcacagctgatAACATTGTgtaaaaagcacattttgttttaaatatgtaaataagaATTCTGTTTCATAATACAGATTGTGTTATATTAACCCAGATTTAAACAGTGAAGGCACCACAGAAATGAGCATTTGTAATTCTATTTCAGGTCTGTAACAAGGAGTTACTacagaggggctgcaggtgctTTGCTTGTCTATGATATAACCAGGTAAGAAAGCCAGCAACTCCTTTCCTCATAGACTGCCCGATCCAATTAATGCACAATGATTCCTCCCCAGGTACTTAATGCTATAATCGAGAttggacagaaagaaaagaaagtataaGAAATACTTCTGTTTCAGTGTGTATGTAAGCTTTGGAACTTGCTTACATGAGATATTGCGAATGTCAGATGTGAGCAATCCTAAAGAGTTACACAAATTTGTGGGGATTAGCCCTCCACTGGTCTAATAATGGTGGACTACATGCAGCCACTGGCTCAGCAAGCCCTGCCACAGAAACAAGCGTGGACTTCAGCCACCCTTAACCAAGATGGTGCACCCTTTCTTGTGGAAACTGCTGATCATGGATCAGCAGTTCATCTCTGCATCTTTCAATAAAAGCCAGTAAAACTCCTCACCATTACATGTGTTCACATTCTTCCTGCCACCATTGACTGATATTTGTCAGATAAGTTTTGGGTTGGGTAATGGTGGTTCACTAGGTTGTTGCTTGTTGTTCTGTGAGTGAAGGGTTCTCTCAGCAAGCTTGGAAATCTGTGTTCTGCTTAAGGTCAGCTGGAGTCATCTGTCAGTCTTACTGCTTGAAAGCTTTCTTCCTGACCACTGCTACAATGGCAAGTGGTGTGTGCAGGGTGACTGCCTGCAGTGTAGGTCCTGACACCTGTGTGAAAGTTCAGGCATGCACATCTACGCAAGCCTCGTATATTCTTACAATCCCACTGGTAATTTAAGTGTCATTGAATTCCAAGTGGAATAATATCTCATTCTGTTGTCCCAAAATGTCATATAAAAGGTTAAAATTAGATAAGAGCTTAAAATTTTAGCTTTTCACATTAACACAGTATTTTATAATTGTGTTTATATATTGTGAATAAttcaattttgatttttaaaaactcaagcTTTTCAATAGTTTCATGAAGGAATTTGATACTCTTCCCAGTTCATCACTGGCACACTGAGATGTGTAGGTGCCTTGCCTGACTACCAGCATTTTGTTTGCCACAAACACAGATTTGCTGTCTGAGTTTTGTTTCGGTGATCTATTCATGAGAAATGAGTGTGTCCTAATAAAGGATTTCATTTCCTGCACAGCCGGGAAACCTACAATGCACTTACTAATTGGTTGACGGATGCAAGAATGTTAGCAAGTCAAAATATTGTGATAATACTGTGTGGAAACAAAAAGGATCTTGATGCAGATCGTGAAGTCACTTTTTTAGAAGCATCCCGGTTTGCACAGGAAAATGGTAAGTAATACAAAAACCTTGATGTAGCATTCAAAGATGCGTAGTCCTTCAGatcatttacatttttgtgCAGTTAGGCTGTACTTTGTACCCTGTCTACAGAAAAGAGTTCTATCAGTACCTGAGGCCCAGAGAGGCAGTGCTTGAAGTGAAAACTACAGGTACTACTTCAGTCTCATTACCAGTGGTTCTTCTACTCAAAGCTGCTCCTTTAAGAATACCCTCTGTATCGAGGTATATTCTGTAGGAAATGGAATACCACTTCAGGTATTGCCTTGTCTTCAAACAGCTGTAGATAACACACAAAGTTGTATGGGGTCTGCTGAAGTTTGAAGCAATGAGTTTTACTCATTGAAAACTGAGTTCAGTGCAGGGCGTGAATCCAGACAACAATTACCTGGTCTGTAGTATTCAGAATTTCCAGTCTGACGACATGATTCTTCATCAGCTAAAGCCAGTCTTGGTCTGAGCTTCTTCTATGCTGCAGTCCTGCCATCAAGtaaaatctggttttgcttttataaatCAATTAGTTTTTTCTACCAGCTCTGGTTACTGGCTTTGCTTTTGCATGTAACCTCCATTAATGGGAAACTATGAAGTTTGGTTTCAAGCGTAGGTTTGCATGCACAGCCCAGGTTATTTTTGTGCTCCAGCTCTCTAGGGTGCCTGAGTAAATTTTAGAGgatgttttttgtggttttgccATCAAAAGTTTTTCTGGACCATGCTTTTTGACTGTAGATCtctgtacaaatatttttattgctccTGGCTTTAATGTTTTGAATTACTATACCTGCTATTCCAGACttgttttgaggatttttttttttggtgtcaaATGTAGAGCTGATGTTCTTGGAAACAAGTGCTCTAACGGGGGAAAATGTTGAAGAGGCCTTTGTACAGTGTGCAAGGAAAATACTCAATAAAATTGAATCAGGTAAATTAAGCTTtataaaatcttttattttatctgaaaatgaaTAAAAGTGCACATGGAAATATCACCATTCAAAGTCCTCTAAtagaattaaagcaaaaaaacccaaaatttcattttggtaAAATAGcctatttgtttaaaataaccTATTTGTTTTCTAGGTGCTTCTCTTATGCTTTAAAAGGAATGGATGTCTAAGTGAGATCTGTATTCCAAAAAGGGGTGGTGGTATCAATTGTGGGTGATGTTTACCTTAACATCAGGTCTGAGTGTAGGTTAGACCTCTTTATCTTAAGTCAGGTCTGAGTGTAGGTTCTGTGGGTTGCTGCATCCCTACAAATACCAAGCCTGATTTCAGAGTTTTTATAGTCCAGAATAAAAACCTAATATCAGGGCAGTCATAACTTAAATTCTGCTTCTCATATGTAACAGGAAATACAGTCAAGATAGTATGAACAGTAATACTAAAAATATCAGGAATGTTTCTAGCAACTATTTCTCTGAAGTGACCTCTGCCTCTCAGTTGAAATCATTTTTACTTTTGCAGATCTAGAAATATACCAGAACCTTCTCAACACAAGGGGCAGGTTTCTGCTGGAGACAGGCTCCTGTGTGTTAGATATCATTACAGCTATTTTGCattccagtttttctttttttctagctGCTTGATATCTTTAAAGTTTTAAGTATTGGCCATATTGAAAAGTCTGTCTCGGGATTCTAATTACACATTTCCAATGCCAAACAcatatttttagattaaaataataTGATATGTTCAGAGGAATTTTCTGATTACTGCATCAAATCAATGCCAAACAGcagctttcatttttaagcaaacaaaaagaacctaaacaaacccaaaacttaaatgaaaaaggaaagtatAGCTAGTTTTTCACAATACTGTAGTTTGATGACTGCTTTAAAGAGGCACTGCCACCACAGAATTATGTCTTATTTTCTGTGAACTGCTCCTGGCGTTTTTCTGTCAGCACACATCCACTGAATCATGCAAAAATGGACACTGTAAGGATCTTATGGCGGTCTCTCTTGGCCAGACCACCACACAGCCATAAGAACAGTTATGAAGACACAGGGTATGAAGTAGGCAGAAGTGGATATAAGAAGTTGGAAAGGTTGATCATTTTCCCTGGGGAGCAGTTCTTTTCAGAATCCTTCTATCAGATTGATCCATTTTTGTTTGGCTTGGTATCTGCAATACTATTTTCTTTGCTATGAGCCTCTGAAAGCTGAAAGTTTTTAACTGTATTCACAGAAGACATTTTAGACCTTTCTTTTGCTCAAGGTAGTGCAAATGCATTTCTTGTTTGCAGCCTGAGACAGATTGCTTTGTCATCATGGTCAAGGGCATATGGTTAAATTAGAGGAGAAAATTATTCAGGTTTGAAATTGCCTAAAAGCAGACAGAATTGAGATAATCTCTCCATAAATAGATTAGAATATGattatgctttttctttaatctaATGTTAATGTTTAATTTAGAATGTATTATTTGCACATGATATATGTTCTTGTGACCATTTTGTTTCTCATCAGGAGAATTGGATCCAGAGAGAATGGGCTCAGGTATTCAGTATGGAGATGCTGCCTTGAGACAGCTGAGATCACCACGCAGAGCACAAGCACAAAGTGCTCAAGAATGTGGGTGttagagaaacaaaacacaaaatcccAAATACTTAATTTAGATACAGAAGGTAAGGCTACAAAACTCTTGGGGTGGTGGGCAAACTAGCATACTTCATAAATGTGCTGTATTGGGTGCTTGGCTTTTTCACAGTTGGCCTGTAAAGTTACAGAGAGTCTGTTGAAACAATGCAAAGTGGAATGGATTGATGTTTttatactttgtttttttttttactctcatCTTCTGGGAAGACTAGAGCTCTTACTGAAGTATTTCTAAATCTTAGCTTAATCTGAGTAATGCTggggaaaacattttaaaacgCTCTATTCCTGAAATGCATTATAGGCCTAATAGCTGCCTAATGCACTGCAGAGAAAGTGAATCAGTTCTGTTGCATTGGGAACAAACATTAGTAGAAGTAAGCATTCACAGAATATATGGTACAGTATCTTGTCCTAAGATATTATAAAATCTTTTCTGAAAATGAGGCTTAAACACTGAGACTCAAAAATTAAAGACAACACTGAATTTCAAACTTCCACTGACTTTTGTCCCTACCTAAAAGCAGCCTGAAGTTATTCTGATTCCTGTCTGCTGTGAGCAGAAATGTAAACAAGAGAATAGTAGTTATTTGCTGCTTAAGCAGTGTTGTCATCTAAAGTAGTTCATCTGGGGCTATTGCATCCTAGGAAACAGGTGTGCAGTGTTCTAAAGTTCTTCCAAAGATGTTCAGAGAAAGTGAGAAAAGAATTTTTCCCTTTAGGAGAAGAGACATAAGTCTCTTAGGAGAAGAGGCATAAATCACATAAACTCCTAAGAACAGCTCTGTGGTTAGTCTTTCTTATGTTTAGAAGAC
This window harbors:
- the RAB4A gene encoding ras-related protein Rab-4A isoform X1 yields the protein MSKSAMSETYDFLFKFLVIGNAGTGKSCLLHQFIEKKFKDDSNHTIGVEFGSKIINVGGKYVKLQIWDTAGQERFRSVTRSYYRGAAGALLVYDITSRETYNALTNWLTDARMLASQNIVIILCGNKKDLDADREVTFLEASRFAQENELMFLETSALTGENVEEAFVQCARKILNKIESGELDPERMGSGIQYGDAALRQLRSPRRAQAQSAQECGC
- the RAB4A gene encoding ras-related protein Rab-4A isoform X2 → MSKSAMSETYDFLFKFLVIGNAGTGKSCLLHQFIEKKFKDDSNHTIGVEFGSKIINVGGKYVKLQIWDTAGQERFRSVTRSYYRGAAGALLVYDITSRETYNALTNWLTDARMLASQNIVIILCGNKKDLDADREVTFLEASRFAQENGELDPERMGSGIQYGDAALRQLRSPRRAQAQSAQECGC